The following coding sequences lie in one Terriglobia bacterium genomic window:
- a CDS encoding response regulator transcription factor, whose product MKVLVAEDDPVVLHLLERLLAVEYEVVTARDGAEAWEALRRDDGPRLAVLDWQMPGMQGTDICRKARQLPDTPMYLLLITATRKSGADVLAGFDAGADDYITKPFDADELRARIAVGRRVLQLQQALAEHVAELQEALACVRRLEGLLPICSWCKRIRNDQNYWEQLETYLAEHSDATVTHGICPQCCEKLRAEGKWIVHQR is encoded by the coding sequence ATGAAAGTATTGGTCGCTGAGGATGATCCGGTAGTCCTCCATCTGCTGGAGCGGCTGTTGGCCGTCGAATACGAGGTGGTCACGGCACGCGACGGTGCGGAGGCATGGGAGGCTCTCCGCCGGGATGATGGGCCGCGGCTGGCGGTGCTGGACTGGCAGATGCCGGGGATGCAGGGGACCGACATCTGTCGAAAAGCCCGGCAGTTGCCCGATACGCCGATGTATCTGCTGCTGATCACCGCCACGCGCAAGAGTGGAGCGGACGTGCTGGCGGGTTTTGATGCGGGCGCGGACGACTACATTACCAAGCCGTTCGATGCCGATGAACTGCGTGCCCGTATCGCCGTCGGGCGGCGCGTGCTGCAACTCCAACAAGCCCTGGCAGAGCACGTTGCCGAACTGCAGGAAGCGCTGGCCTGTGTCCGCCGCCTGGAAGGGCTGTTGCCGATCTGTTCCTGGTGCAAACGCATCCGCAACGACCAAAACTACTGGGAGCAGTTGGAAACGTATCTGGCCGAACACTCCGACGCTACCGTCACCCACGGAATCTGTCCGCAGTGTTGCGAAAAACTGCGCGCCGAAGGGAAATGGATTGTTCACCAGCGATAA
- a CDS encoding PAS domain S-box protein, with protein sequence MSLKARIVTGVILAVVVPLVVGTTAVMNMRRMAAGDQDLFYDGTVPLTTLSQVTALFLRMRIASRDLLEAEGKPAAANYDRQLDELSGEIDKLLGAYANTPLIPEEKIALQQFEETRKSYLDNVAQLRTLSKTNRRQDGWRILHSEPYNLVVASHLAAIDKLVSIEVEEAKQHLEINAGLARSSMLEVLAAMFLAIVCSVGGGLWLDHLLSKNTRVQEALQASEERFRLVSRATNDGIWDWDLVTGKGWWNENLQTTFGYAPNEIEPGVEGWKSHIHPDDRERVVQSITRAIEGGQVSWVDEYRFLRRDGSYADVLDRGHVSRNADGRPLRMVGAMTDITQRKRAELQYRTLFENINDAAFVTSISQDGMPARFKQVNDVACRRLGYSRAELLQLSPEDIDAPEFLSQRASVMARLAAGEPVLFETLQVAKDGHRISVELSARRFNFEGEPAVLAIARDITERKRVEAALRESEEQFRQLAENIHEVFFIVAAEPPRMIYTSPAYQQVWGRSRDELYERANAWTDSVHPEDRENAVEVFRRCLTGAPVESEFRVIRPDGELRWIHARSFPVCDPGGKFLRAVGIAEDVTERRRVLEEVRGARAAAEAASQVKSEFLANMSHEIRTPMNGILGMTELALDTNLTREQQEYLLAVKSSGESLLRVLNDILDFSKVEAGKLDLELIEFNLQDCVGETVKALAVRAHEKGLELAYQVGSEVPQRVVGDPVRLRQILTNLIGNAIKFTVQGEVVLTLNAASRDDGKTSLNFAIRDTGIGISPEKQASIFKPFVQGDASTTRTYGGTGLGLPISAQLIDLMGGQVAVQSAPGQGSCFQFTIAVTVAPETSKPLPAKPEILVGVMVLVVDDNSTNREILVHATRDWGMVPSAVSDSEAALQEVEATLQQGKRFRVALIDARMPGMDGFALAERLQHDPRMAGAVIMMLTSSGQRGDAERCRQLGIAAYLVKPIEIKDLMQALLSVLGQSPEVKRPLVTRHTLREDQPGLRILVAEDNPVNQTLILRVLQKQGHAPELARTGREAVSLAETGRFDLVFMDVQMPEMDGFAATAAIREREKVSGVHLPVYAMTAHAMKGDEERCLAAGMDGYISKPVNFSKVQQVLEGVRAQPPHPTRAWDKSQALSRIGGDEQLLRETAAIFLQEYPKAASDMRRALAERDAGMLGRIAHRLQGGVGCLGAGQTLSALVKLEDNLRQPDLVRMSRAVADVERELACLRQALEEFCKVPYESIGR encoded by the coding sequence GTGAGTCTAAAAGCAAGAATCGTAACCGGCGTGATTCTCGCGGTTGTTGTTCCCCTCGTGGTCGGCACCACCGCCGTTATGAATATGCGCAGGATGGCGGCCGGCGATCAGGACCTCTTTTACGACGGCACGGTTCCCCTGACCACCCTCTCGCAAGTCACGGCTCTTTTCCTGAGAATGCGCATCGCCTCCAGAGACTTGCTGGAAGCGGAGGGAAAGCCCGCTGCCGCCAACTATGACCGGCAACTCGATGAGCTATCGGGCGAGATCGACAAGTTATTAGGAGCATACGCAAACACCCCACTGATTCCGGAAGAGAAGATCGCTCTCCAGCAATTCGAGGAAACCCGAAAGAGCTATCTCGATAACGTGGCGCAACTGCGCACACTGTCAAAAACAAACCGCCGACAGGATGGCTGGCGCATCCTGCACAGTGAGCCCTACAACCTGGTGGTCGCCTCTCACCTGGCTGCCATCGACAAGCTGGTAAGCATAGAAGTCGAAGAAGCGAAGCAGCACCTCGAGATCAACGCCGGGCTGGCGCGCAGTTCCATGTTGGAGGTGCTGGCAGCGATGTTCCTGGCGATTGTATGCAGCGTCGGAGGAGGCTTGTGGCTGGACCATTTGCTGTCGAAGAACACCCGCGTGCAAGAGGCCCTGCAAGCCAGCGAAGAGAGATTCCGGCTGGTGTCGCGAGCCACCAACGACGGGATATGGGACTGGGACCTTGTCACCGGGAAAGGATGGTGGAACGAGAACCTGCAAACCACTTTTGGGTACGCTCCCAATGAGATTGAGCCGGGAGTCGAGGGCTGGAAAAGCCACATCCATCCCGACGACCGGGAGCGGGTCGTTCAAAGCATTACGCGCGCCATCGAAGGTGGCCAAGTCAGTTGGGTGGATGAGTACCGCTTCCTTCGTCGCGACGGTTCGTATGCCGACGTGCTCGATCGCGGCCATGTGAGCCGCAATGCCGATGGGCGTCCGCTACGAATGGTCGGGGCCATGACGGACATCACCCAGCGGAAACGGGCCGAACTGCAGTATCGCACCCTCTTCGAAAACATCAATGACGCCGCGTTCGTGACCAGCATCTCGCAAGATGGGATGCCGGCCCGATTCAAGCAAGTCAATGATGTGGCTTGTCGCCGCCTGGGCTACAGCCGAGCGGAACTGCTGCAATTGTCCCCCGAAGATATCGATGCGCCGGAGTTCTTATCGCAGCGAGCCTCCGTGATGGCGCGCCTGGCAGCCGGCGAGCCCGTCCTGTTCGAAACGCTGCAAGTGGCCAAGGACGGCCACCGCATCAGCGTCGAGCTCAGCGCAAGGCGGTTCAATTTCGAGGGTGAGCCGGCGGTGCTGGCCATTGCCCGCGACATCACCGAGCGCAAGCGTGTCGAAGCCGCTTTGCGGGAAAGCGAGGAGCAGTTCCGGCAATTAGCGGAGAACATACACGAGGTCTTCTTCATTGTGGCCGCGGAACCGCCAAGAATGATTTACACCAGCCCCGCGTACCAGCAAGTCTGGGGCAGGTCCCGCGATGAGCTCTATGAACGGGCCAACGCATGGACCGATTCTGTCCACCCGGAGGACCGCGAGAACGCCGTCGAGGTATTTCGCCGCTGTTTGACCGGAGCTCCGGTGGAGTCGGAATTCCGCGTGATTCGACCGGATGGCGAGCTTCGTTGGATCCATGCGCGCAGTTTTCCCGTCTGCGATCCCGGAGGCAAATTTCTGCGCGCCGTCGGCATTGCGGAGGACGTCACCGAGCGCCGGCGAGTGCTGGAAGAGGTGCGCGGCGCCAGAGCGGCCGCCGAGGCTGCCAGCCAGGTGAAGAGCGAATTCCTGGCCAACATGAGCCATGAGATCCGCACCCCCATGAACGGCATCCTGGGCATGACCGAGCTTGCCCTGGACACGAATCTGACCCGTGAACAGCAGGAGTACTTACTGGCCGTGAAGTCCTCGGGGGAGTCGCTGTTGCGTGTGCTCAACGACATTCTCGATTTTTCCAAGGTGGAAGCCGGCAAACTGGACCTGGAACTGATCGAGTTCAATTTGCAGGATTGTGTGGGGGAAACGGTCAAAGCCCTGGCGGTGCGAGCCCATGAAAAAGGGCTCGAGTTGGCCTACCAGGTGGGGTCGGAGGTGCCCCAGCGGGTGGTCGGCGATCCGGTCCGCCTGCGCCAGATTCTGACCAACCTCATCGGCAATGCGATTAAGTTCACAGTCCAGGGAGAGGTCGTGTTGACCTTGAATGCGGCATCCCGCGACGACGGCAAGACCAGTCTGAATTTCGCGATCCGGGATACCGGGATCGGAATTTCGCCGGAAAAGCAGGCCAGCATCTTCAAGCCCTTTGTCCAAGGCGATGCCAGTACCACGCGCACCTACGGCGGCACCGGGTTGGGGCTGCCGATCTCGGCGCAGTTAATCGACTTAATGGGCGGCCAGGTTGCGGTGCAAAGCGCGCCGGGCCAGGGAAGCTGCTTTCAATTCACGATTGCGGTGACGGTCGCCCCGGAGACGTCAAAACCGTTACCCGCCAAACCGGAAATTCTGGTGGGAGTAATGGTGCTGGTCGTGGACGATAACTCAACCAACCGCGAAATTCTCGTGCACGCGACCCGCGATTGGGGCATGGTGCCGTCTGCGGTCAGCGACAGCGAAGCGGCACTTCAGGAGGTGGAAGCTACCCTGCAGCAAGGCAAGCGTTTTCGGGTTGCCCTGATTGACGCGCGTATGCCTGGCATGGACGGATTCGCCTTGGCAGAGCGGCTGCAGCATGATCCGCGAATGGCGGGAGCGGTCATCATGATGCTGACCTCCTCCGGGCAGCGTGGCGACGCCGAGCGTTGCCGGCAGCTCGGCATTGCCGCTTACCTGGTGAAACCGATTGAAATCAAGGACCTGATGCAGGCCTTATTGTCGGTGCTGGGACAGTCTCCGGAGGTAAAGCGTCCGTTGGTGACGCGGCACACCCTGCGCGAAGATCAGCCAGGTCTGCGTATCCTGGTCGCTGAGGACAATCCTGTCAACCAGACGCTGATTCTCCGAGTTCTGCAAAAGCAGGGGCACGCTCCGGAACTGGCGCGCACCGGCCGGGAGGCGGTGTCGCTCGCTGAAACCGGCCGTTTCGATCTGGTCTTCATGGATGTCCAGATGCCCGAGATGGACGGCTTTGCCGCCACCGCGGCCATCCGCGAACGTGAAAAAGTCAGCGGCGTCCATCTGCCCGTCTACGCCATGACGGCTCACGCCATGAAAGGCGATGAGGAGCGTTGCCTGGCCGCTGGTATGGACGGATATATTTCCAAACCGGTGAACTTCAGCAAGGTCCAGCAGGTCTTGGAGGGAGTGCGAGCACAACCACCCCATCCCACTCGGGCTTGGGACAAATCTCAAGCATTGTCCCGCATCGGAGGGGACGAACAACTACTGCGCGAGACAGCGGCAATTTTTCTTCAGGAGTATCCCAAGGCGGCCTCGGATATGCGCCGGGCTTTGGCCGAGCGCGATGCCGGGATGCTGGGGCGAATCGCACATCGCCTCCAGGGCGGGGTCGGATGTCTCGGCGCCGGACAAACCTTGTCGGCGCTCGTGAAGCTGGAGGACAACCTCCGCCAGCCAGACTTGGTGCGCATGAGCCGAGCCGTCGCTGACGTGGAACGAGAGCTTGCTTGCCTCCGACAAGCGCTGGAAGAATTCTGCAAGGTGCCATATGAAAGTATTGGTCGCTGA
- a CDS encoding response regulator: MTILIADDDRVLVQVISVRLKKAGYRVVIVYDAMQAIVTALRNPPDAILLDVNMPGGTGRQVLRQLKNSPKTSQVPIIVITGSNEPDVVESVKALGADEFMSKPPNFERLQAILKARLCTERV, translated from the coding sequence ATGACCATTCTGATCGCGGACGATGACCGCGTGCTGGTGCAGGTGATCAGCGTGCGGCTGAAGAAGGCCGGGTACAGAGTAGTTATCGTGTACGACGCCATGCAGGCCATCGTGACGGCTCTGCGCAACCCGCCTGATGCCATTCTGCTGGACGTGAACATGCCGGGCGGTACCGGACGGCAAGTCCTCCGCCAGTTGAAGAACTCGCCTAAGACCAGCCAGGTTCCCATCATCGTCATCACCGGAAGCAACGAACCCGACGTGGTGGAATCGGTGAAGGCTTTGGGCGCGGATGAATTCATGTCCAAGCCGCCGAATTTTGAGCGCTTGCAAGCGATCTTGAAGGCGCGGCTTTGCACGGAACGGGTTTGA
- a CDS encoding Hpt domain-containing protein translates to MPVQKDSRHDQDVGFNRAALMRHVGDDLDLLRDIVNLFLESAPQLLKEIRDAVAVADGERVELAAHALRGAARNFFTAGVEDAALVLETMGRSRDLAHAKSACGVLAAELDKLRSLLLSMLHGGKT, encoded by the coding sequence TTGCCGGTACAAAAAGATTCTCGCCATGACCAGGATGTGGGTTTTAACCGAGCGGCGCTCATGCGTCACGTGGGTGACGACCTGGACCTGCTGCGCGACATTGTCAATCTGTTCCTCGAAAGTGCTCCGCAATTGTTGAAAGAGATCCGAGATGCGGTTGCCGTGGCCGATGGCGAGCGTGTCGAACTGGCGGCCCATGCACTGCGCGGCGCGGCCAGAAACTTTTTTACTGCCGGCGTCGAGGACGCTGCGCTGGTCCTGGAAACGATGGGCCGAAGTCGCGATTTGGCCCATGCTAAGAGCGCCTGCGGCGTTCTGGCGGCGGAGCTCGACAAATTGCGTTCTTTGCTGCTCTCGATGCTTCACGGCGGGAAAACGTGA
- a CDS encoding response regulator produces MSSTAKPEIENDALPLSRTLQVLVVEDSRVDAELMLAVLQRTGYRLSFDIVCGPHDFEKRLRAQDYDIVLSDHNLLTWTGMDALEVLRRTGKQTPFVVVTATLGDEAAVEYIKRGAADYVLKHRLERLPLVIGQTLREQAHRQQERALQEKLLCAKREWELTFDTVPDAVILVDAECRIRRANQAVTGLLGLPFSEIIGHHCYEVLAGIVRPMLGCLHEWRFTVSQPQPPTRDGRGTVLEASSTPVRNAAGTLRGCVHVVRDVTAKTEAEQAIHQSERKYWELVENATYGIFRSTPEGQFLDVNPALVAMLGYAGKQEVLALNLATDVYLQPADRAAVLQQYREEMSHSCEDLCWKKKGGGTVLVRTNGRAVRDQAGQVQYYEVIAEDMTARRTLEAELRQSQKMEAVGRLAGGVAHDFNNLLAVILGNAELLLEPSESLEKQTPRIEQIRMAAGRAAELTRRLLSFSRKQVLQETVFDLSEVVKETAKLLKRILGEDTQLVIKLGPSPQRIRTDQAQVEQTLMNLAVNARDAMPNGGSLVIETSEIKLADSDAHAHLPAASGDYVVLTLSDTGVGMNEVTKSRIFEPFFTTKESGKGTGLGLAIVYNFVQQSRGFIEVYSEVGLGTTFMLYFPKVMTAAVTAVPFAAGDLVGGTETILLAEDEDPLRELVSELLHSMGYIVISADSGAKALERAQQTSNPIDLLLTDVTMPSMSGRELVERLTALRPGIKVIYMSGYTNEVITRNDLMASDAAFVHKPFTREEIAAAIRRVLDNAAPAPVESPAGQLPGEGSISSGR; encoded by the coding sequence ATGTCTTCCACCGCAAAACCGGAAATCGAGAACGACGCCCTGCCGCTTAGCCGAACCCTGCAGGTGTTGGTGGTGGAGGATTCGCGGGTGGATGCGGAACTCATGCTGGCGGTGTTGCAGCGGACCGGCTATCGGCTCAGTTTCGATATCGTATGCGGCCCGCACGATTTCGAGAAGCGCCTGCGCGCCCAGGATTACGACATTGTTCTGAGCGACCACAATCTCCTCACCTGGACGGGCATGGATGCGCTGGAGGTGCTGCGACGCACCGGCAAGCAGACCCCGTTTGTCGTGGTGACCGCCACCTTGGGCGACGAAGCAGCGGTGGAGTACATCAAGCGGGGGGCTGCGGACTACGTCCTCAAGCATCGGCTCGAGAGATTGCCATTGGTAATTGGGCAGACGCTGCGCGAGCAAGCTCACCGCCAGCAAGAGCGCGCCTTACAGGAAAAACTGCTGTGCGCAAAACGGGAGTGGGAACTGACCTTCGACACCGTTCCCGATGCCGTCATCCTGGTGGATGCAGAGTGTCGAATACGGCGGGCCAACCAGGCTGTCACCGGGCTGCTGGGGTTGCCCTTCTCCGAAATCATCGGCCACCACTGTTATGAGGTGCTGGCCGGCATCGTGCGGCCAATGCTAGGGTGCCTGCATGAGTGGCGGTTCACCGTGTCGCAGCCTCAACCGCCAACCCGGGATGGCCGCGGCACAGTCCTGGAGGCTTCCTCGACCCCGGTCAGGAATGCCGCCGGCACGCTGCGAGGCTGTGTTCATGTGGTGCGCGATGTCACCGCAAAAACCGAGGCCGAGCAGGCCATCCACCAATCGGAGCGGAAGTACTGGGAACTGGTCGAGAACGCCACCTATGGCATTTTTCGATCTACGCCCGAAGGACAATTCCTGGATGTGAATCCCGCTCTGGTTGCCATGCTCGGCTATGCCGGCAAGCAAGAGGTGCTGGCGCTGAACCTCGCCACCGACGTTTATCTCCAGCCCGCCGATCGCGCCGCCGTGCTCCAACAATATCGAGAAGAGATGTCACATAGTTGTGAGGACCTGTGCTGGAAGAAGAAGGGCGGAGGCACGGTTCTGGTGCGGACCAACGGCCGGGCGGTACGGGACCAGGCAGGGCAGGTCCAGTACTACGAGGTGATTGCCGAAGACATGACGGCACGTCGCACCCTCGAGGCCGAACTGCGCCAGTCGCAGAAGATGGAAGCGGTTGGCAGACTGGCGGGCGGGGTCGCGCACGATTTCAATAACCTGCTGGCCGTCATCCTCGGCAATGCCGAGCTCCTCTTGGAACCCTCCGAATCGCTGGAAAAACAGACACCGCGGATCGAACAGATCAGAATGGCCGCCGGTCGCGCGGCTGAGTTGACCCGGCGATTGCTCAGCTTCAGCAGAAAACAGGTGCTCCAGGAAACTGTGTTCGACCTCAGCGAGGTGGTGAAAGAGACCGCTAAATTGCTGAAGCGCATCCTCGGAGAAGACACCCAACTGGTGATCAAACTGGGTCCATCCCCGCAACGAATCCGCACCGACCAGGCGCAAGTCGAACAAACCTTGATGAACCTCGCCGTCAACGCGCGCGACGCCATGCCCAACGGGGGAAGTCTCGTGATTGAGACGTCCGAAATCAAACTGGCCGATTCCGACGCCCACGCTCATCTCCCTGCGGCCTCCGGGGATTACGTCGTACTCACCCTCAGCGACACCGGCGTGGGTATGAATGAAGTGACGAAGAGCCGGATTTTTGAACCCTTCTTCACCACCAAGGAGTCGGGCAAAGGCACCGGACTGGGCCTGGCGATCGTGTACAACTTCGTCCAACAATCGCGAGGCTTCATCGAGGTTTACAGCGAGGTCGGATTGGGCACAACTTTCATGCTTTACTTTCCCAAAGTCATGACCGCGGCAGTAACGGCCGTGCCGTTTGCTGCCGGAGACCTCGTCGGCGGAACCGAAACCATCCTGCTAGCCGAAGATGAGGATCCACTCCGGGAACTCGTCAGCGAACTGCTCCACTCCATGGGCTACATCGTCATCAGCGCTGACAGCGGCGCCAAGGCTCTGGAGCGCGCACAGCAAACCTCCAACCCCATCGATCTTCTGCTGACGGATGTGACCATGCCGAGCATGTCGGGTCGAGAATTGGTAGAGCGGTTGACGGCGCTTCGGCCCGGAATCAAGGTCATCTACATGTCCGGCTACACCAATGAGGTGATTACGCGAAACGATCTCATGGCGTCGGACGCTGCCTTCGTGCACAAGCCTTTCACGCGGGAAGAGATCGCGGCCGCAATTCGGCGGGTGTTGGATAACGCAGCTCCGGCGCCGGTCGAAAGCCCAGCCGGGCAGCTTCCGGGGGAAGGCTCGATCAGCTCGGGAAGGTGA
- a CDS encoding response regulator: MKSQSPVEILLVEDDPRDVELTKHALQRDNLCNNIHVAGDGEEALDFLFGRGVYDNRQNGPNPYLVLLDLRLPKIDGLEVLREIKNNPRTRMVPVIVLTSSREQKDLVESYRLGVNSYIQKPVDFLQFQFAVRQVGLYWLLLNRAPAAEVIVEAKR; the protein is encoded by the coding sequence ATGAAATCGCAGTCGCCGGTTGAAATTCTTCTGGTGGAAGACGATCCCAGGGATGTCGAACTCACCAAGCACGCGCTGCAAAGGGATAATCTCTGCAACAACATCCATGTGGCGGGGGACGGAGAGGAGGCCTTGGACTTTCTCTTTGGCCGCGGCGTCTATGACAACCGGCAGAATGGGCCGAATCCCTATCTCGTTCTGCTCGATCTCAGGCTGCCCAAGATCGATGGCCTGGAGGTCTTACGAGAGATAAAGAACAATCCGCGGACCCGGATGGTCCCGGTGATCGTACTTACTTCCTCGCGAGAGCAGAAAGACCTGGTGGAAAGCTATCGGCTGGGAGTCAACAGCTACATCCAGAAACCGGTTGATTTTCTGCAATTCCAATTTGCCGTGAGACAAGTGGGCCTGTACTGGTTGCT